From Bacillus sp. FSL K6-3431, the proteins below share one genomic window:
- the spoIIIAG gene encoding stage III sporulation protein AG, which produces MNNKNGPLDWLKNKLGDTSTGNKHGKHYYLILLLLAGAIFMLMGNFFGKDPLSEPVSGLNQDANDDNTAETMKQQDTGKNNRMKIYEEQYENQLKEALEQIVGVQAVTVVVNVESTESQVFEKNTTLKNQTTSEEDDKGGKRQVEDQSHEEQLVIVREGEKEVPIITETRKPSIKGVLVVAGGAENMQVKKWIIEAVTRSLDVPSHKVAVMPKKTKGDS; this is translated from the coding sequence ATGAACAACAAAAACGGGCCCCTTGATTGGCTAAAAAACAAATTAGGAGACACGTCTACGGGCAATAAACATGGCAAACATTATTATCTGATTCTATTGCTTTTAGCAGGAGCGATCTTTATGTTGATGGGGAACTTTTTTGGTAAAGATCCTCTTTCAGAACCAGTTTCCGGTTTAAATCAAGATGCAAATGATGATAACACTGCAGAAACAATGAAACAGCAAGATACTGGAAAAAATAATAGAATGAAGATATATGAAGAGCAATATGAAAATCAATTAAAAGAAGCATTAGAGCAAATCGTTGGGGTCCAAGCAGTCACGGTTGTAGTGAACGTCGAGTCGACTGAAAGTCAGGTTTTTGAGAAAAATACCACTTTGAAAAATCAAACAACAAGTGAAGAGGATGATAAAGGTGGTAAAAGACAAGTAGAAGATCAGTCACATGAAGAGCAGCTTGTGATCGTTCGAGAAGGAGAAAAGGAAGTTCCGATTATTACGGAAACGAGAAAACCAAGTATTAAAGGTGTACTAGTTGTAGCCGGTGGAGCAGAAAACATGCAGGTGAAGAAATGGATAATTGAAGCTGTAACAAGGTCACTAGACGTTCCTAGCCATAAGGTGGCAGTTATGCCAAAAAAAACTAAGGGGGATTCCTAA
- a CDS encoding SpoIIIAH-like family protein: protein MLLKKQTVWLLTMLSLVVVLSVYYVTSNPSKNDLATIGNGDTSEVGSKTAADDPDMKIVTEAAGDEVFETVRMDLQDKRSKEVQDLTVKMGSPELSADEKDKIYTQMEEINEYSTKEKTVESLVKGLGYDDALVRADENEVKITVKSSEEHSRAAAVKILKVIHENIGTEIAATVEFNSNK from the coding sequence ATGCTGTTAAAAAAGCAAACGGTTTGGCTTTTAACGATGTTAAGTTTAGTTGTGGTTTTATCTGTTTATTATGTGACTTCTAATCCAAGTAAAAATGATCTGGCAACAATAGGAAACGGAGATACATCTGAGGTTGGAAGTAAAACAGCTGCTGATGATCCAGACATGAAGATCGTAACAGAAGCGGCAGGCGACGAAGTTTTTGAGACGGTACGAATGGATTTGCAAGATAAACGTAGTAAAGAAGTGCAAGATTTGACTGTGAAAATGGGATCTCCAGAACTGTCAGCTGACGAGAAAGATAAAATATATACGCAAATGGAAGAAATAAATGAATATAGTACAAAGGAAAAAACAGTAGAAAGTTTAGTTAAAGGCCTTGGGTATGACGATGCATTAGTCAGAGCGGATGAAAACGAAGTAAAAATAACTGTAAAGTCATCAGAAGAACATTCTCGTGCAGCTGCTGTGAAAATATTAAAAGTTATACACGAGAATATTGGAACGGAAATTGCGGCAACAGTAGAATTTAATTCAAATAAATGA